The Plodia interpunctella isolate USDA-ARS_2022_Savannah chromosome 11, ilPloInte3.2, whole genome shotgun sequence genome includes a window with the following:
- the LOC128673427 gene encoding cathepsin B-like, producing the protein MLIIFLLLPLTLAFDPHLLSDEYIERINTKQSSWKAGRNFPEDTPLEHLSSLFGAIRSVIPKAYPIKTHDPDLIASLPESFDPREKWTNCPSLNEIRDQGPCGSCWAFGAVEAMTDRWCIHFGSQFHFSAQDVTGCDTKDSHGCFGGDPWQAWEFWNTDGIVSGGNFNSKQGCRPYEIPECIHGKNCSGGNVAYCVKECQEGYDTSYENDKKFGTKPYLLDGEDNIKAELFKYGPLEVSFIACPDLYHYKSGVYKCTMDTSECKGHAVKLLGWGIENDTKYWLLANSWNTYWGELGGFFKFLRGENHLGIEDVVTGGMPKNSDDINK; encoded by the coding sequence atgttgatCATATTCCTTTTGTTGCCATTAACTTTGGCATTTGACCCACATCTACTATCAGATGAATACATAGAACGAATCAATACCAAACAGAGCTCGTGGAAGGCTGGACGGAACTTCCCTGAAGACACTCCATTGGAACATCTTTCGTCACTCTTTGGTGCGATCCGATCGGTTATTCCCAAAGCTTATCCCATTAAGACCCACGATCCTGACCTCATTGCGTCACTTCCTGAATCATTTGACCCCAGAGAGAAATGGACTAACTGTCCATCTTTGAATGAAATCAGAGACCAAGGACCCTGTGGCAGTTGTTGGGCTTTCGGAGCAGTGGAAGCGATGACAGACCGATGGTGCATTCACTTTGGATCACAGTTTCATTTTTCGGCACAAGACGTGACGGGATGTGATACAAAAGATTCACATGGTTGTTTTGGTGGGGACCCTTGGCAAGCTTGGGAATTCTGGAATACTGATGGCATAGTTTCAGGAGggaattttaattcaaaacaaGGTTGCAGACCTTACGAAATACCTGAATGTATTCACGGCAAAAACTGTTCTGGAGGAAACGTTGCGTATTGCGTAAAGGAATGCCAAGAAGGATATGACACATCATATGAAAATGACAAGAAGTTTGGAACAAAACCATATCTATTAGATGGAGAGGATAATATCAAAGCTGAATTGTTTAAGTACGGTCCTCTTGAAGTAAGTTTCATTGCTTGTCCCGATTTATATCACTACAAAAGTGGTGTCTATAAATGTACAATGGATACCTCAGAATGCAAAGGACATGCTGTCAAGCTGCTGGGATGGGGAATAGAGAATGATACTAAATACTGGCTACTTGCAAACTCATGGAACACATATTGGGGTGAATTGGGaggatttttcaaatttttgcgCGGTGAAAATCATTTGGGAATTGAGGATGTGGTTACAGGTGGTATGCCCAAGAATTCTGatgacattaataaataa
- the LOC128673426 gene encoding cathepsin B-like: protein MFNLSLLLLFCIAVAAMNDPHPLSDEYIDLINSQQSLWKAGRNYPEDTPLEQLQGLLGTIMGGLREGYTTKTHDTDVIKTLPESFDPRDKWQNCPSLYEIRDQGICGSCWALGAVGAMTDRWCIHSNGSQFHFSAQDMTGCVKECNGCHGGTPEKAWSYWFTDGVVSGGNYNSKQGCRPYEMQNCIHDNSPAANCSNRGVAHCVDKCQDDYNVSYKVDKRFGLEAYHVQHEEHIKAELYLNGPLEAAFRACPDLFHYKSGVYKSTIDFNDVRCGGHSVKMLGWGIENGTKYWLLANSWDYNWGDGGYFKIIRGENHMHIENEVIGGMPKF, encoded by the coding sequence atgtttaatttatcattactACTGCTGTTTTGTATTGCTGTAGCTGCAATGAACGACCCACATCCACTATCCGATGAGTATATTGATCTTATTAACAGCCAACAGAGTTTGTGGAAAGCTGGTCGGAATTATCCAGAAGACACTCCATTGGAACAGCTTCAAGGACTCCTCGGGACAATTATGGGAGGACTACGAGAAGGTTACACCACTAAGACTCATGACACTGACGTTATAAAGACACTACCCGAATCATTCGATCCTAGAGATAAATGGCAAAACTGTCCATCTTTGTACGAGATCAGAGATCAAGGCATATGTGGAAGCTGCTGGGCTTTGGGAGCTGTAGGAGCAATGACAGACCGATGGTGCATCCACTCAAATGGTTCGCAATTTCACTTCTCAGCGCAAGACATGACTGGCTGCGTGAAAGAGTGCAACGGTTGCCATGGAGGAACCCCTGAAAAGGCATGGAGTTACTGGTTCACTGATGGAGTAGTTTCTGGAGGTAATTACAACTCAAAACAAGGCTGTAGACCATATGAAATGCAAAATTGCATCCATGATAATTCCCCTGCTGCCAATTGTTCTAATAGAGGCGTAGCACACTGTGTTGATAAATGTCAAGACGATTATAATGTATCATATAAAGTTGATAAACGTTTTGGATTGGAAGCCTATCATGTGCAACATGAGGAACATATTAAAGCTGAATTGTATCTAAATGGACCTTTAGAAGCTGCTTTCAGAGCTTGTCCGGATCTGTTTCATTACAAAAGTGGTGTGTATAAATCTACGATTGATTTCAATGATGTCCGCTGTGGTGGTCATTCTGTAAAAATGCTTGGATGGGGAATAGAAAATGGTACTAAATACTGGTTACTGGCAAACTCCTGGGATTATAATTGGGGAGACGGgggatatttcaaaattatacgCGGAGAAAATCATATGCATATTGAGAACGAGGTCATTGGTGGGATGCCTAAGTTTTGA